In Syngnathus scovelli strain Florida chromosome 12, RoL_Ssco_1.2, whole genome shotgun sequence, the genomic window GGCTACATCGTGGGGCAACAGTCTGAAGAGATCAAACTGATAGCTTCGGAGTACGCCGAGAAGCATTTGGAGGTATCGGAGGATTTTTCCGAGCGGTACGGCCCGCTTCACCAACACCTCCGAGCCGTCGCCTCTCTGAACAAACAGATCCAGCAGATGATTAACCAGCATACTGAGCTGCAAGGTCAGCACACCCAAGTTAAGGAAGGTTGCGACGAGGCCAAGATGAAGCTGCGTGAGGTCACAGAGCAGTCGGATACGCTAATGAATCAGATGATGATTTTAGAGGACGCCGAACGTGAAGCTGAGGGCAGCGTGCTGGAGAAGCTGAGATTCCTGGTAACGTCCAATGAAAACTTGAAACTTCAAGAACAGGAGTTCCGTACCCACTGTAAAGATGAGATGATCCGCCTGCAGCAGAGTATTGAAAATTTAAGCACAGCATCGGGACTTGGTATAGAGGAGAAGGAGAGGAACCAATTGATTGACAAGCAGCACAATACAGAGCGAGAGAAACTACAGAAGGTCCGTCTGCTGATGGCGAGGAGGAATCGTGACATTGCCATTTTGCAGAGAAAGATTGACGAAGTGCCTTGCCGTGCAGAACTCACACAGTACCAGAAGAGATTCATTGAACTCTATTGCCAAGTTTCTGCAACACACAAAGAGACCAAACAGTTCTTCACTCTGTACAACACGTTAGACGACCAGAAGGTTTATCTCGAGAAGGAGGTCAATTTGCTGAATTCCATTCATGACAACTTCCAGCAAGCCATGTCGTCTTCGGGCGCCAAGGAGCAGTTCCTCAGACAAATGGAGCAGATAGTGGATGGGATCGGACAGAGTCGCATCAAGatggagaagaagaagcaggAGAACAAAATGAGGAGGGATCAGCTGAATGACAAATACCTGGAGCTGCTCGACACCCAGAGGCTTTACTTCCAAACCGTCAAAGACTTTCAAGAGGAATGTCGAAAGAATGAAATGCTGCTGTCCAAGTTGAGAGCAAAAGGAGCATCGTAGTTGTTATATTGCAAACAGCGTGTTTATGCTTTAGGTTGCAATCTATGAAAACGAATTATATCGATAAATTGCCAATGTATGTAATCTTCACTTTTGAGTCATAATCTTGACTGAATTAGTTTTCAAATGATGTCATACCCTCGTCATCTGTTGAATGCAAGAAAAATAACTGATCTTTTCAACAATAAAAGATTTGATGGGTTACAAAACCTTTTAAGTCCTCTTTTTACTTCCTCTATTTAAATTAGTAAAACTGTCTGCAGTTAAGATGTCCCTCACCAACTACACTTGGGTAAGTGATTAACTCTCctgctatttttttattcaatataTTGACCaggaattatatattttttttaattttcaaatatCATACCACTAATTGCTCATCGTTCTGTGATTGCACAGTCGTCACAGAAACAATTATCCCAAACGTAGGTTTGTAATTGCTCATAGTTACCACAAGATGGCGTCAAAGTAATGTATGTATACAATAATGTATGTATAATGATAAATTGCTATTTTAGTGAGTACAGAAATATGTTTTACAAATTAAACCG contains:
- the ccdc93 gene encoding coiled-coil domain-containing protein 93 isoform X1, encoding MHLIRQMRPALTKKKTKRKKTTTKQTTSQIKMASTGSVFNRARPASKLNSQLDQGVNVTQVEAREDEEQCIKLAEILELLLAAGYFRARIKGLSPFDKVVGGMTWCITTCNYDIDIDLLFQENSTIGQKIALTEKIVSVLPKMKCPHQLEPHQIQGLDFIHIFPVIQWLVKRAIETREQMGDYVRAYSISQFQKAYNLPEDEEFHQRRGKAVGTVLDILDVYKPQRKYRRQKEAGELLDEESRVQSTLLEYGRRYGFSKQSKQDKPGEKMALSNKDSVTQVSDEEVQWAAEEKRIKSLMNTMAAMANQEGQLTASAVGYIVGQQSEEIKLIASEYAEKHLEVSEDFSERYGPLHQHLRAVASLNKQIQQMINQHTELQGQHTQVKEGCDEAKMKLREVTEQSDTLMNQMMILEDAEREAEGSVLEKLRFLVTSNENLKLQEQEFRTHCKDEMIRLQQSIENLSTASGLGIEEKERNQLIDKQHNTEREKLQKVRLLMARRNRDIAILQRKIDEVPCRAELTQYQKRFIELYCQVSATHKETKQFFTLYNTLDDQKVYLEKEVNLLNSIHDNFQQAMSSSGAKEQFLRQMEQIVDGIGQSRIKMEKKKQENKMRRDQLNDKYLELLDTQRLYFQTVKDFQEECRKNEMLLSKLRAKGAS
- the ccdc93 gene encoding coiled-coil domain-containing protein 93 isoform X2 — translated: MRPALTKKKTKRKKTTTKQTTSQIKMASTGSVFNRARPASKLNSQLDQGVNVTQVEAREDEEQCIKLAEILELLLAAGYFRARIKGLSPFDKVVGGMTWCITTCNYDIDIDLLFQENSTIGQKIALTEKIVSVLPKMKCPHQLEPHQIQGLDFIHIFPVIQWLVKRAIETREQMGDYVRAYSISQFQKAYNLPEDEEFHQRRGKAVGTVLDILDVYKPQRKYRRQKEAGELLDEESRVQSTLLEYGRRYGFSKQSKQDKPGEKMALSNKDSVTQVSDEEVQWAAEEKRIKSLMNTMAAMANQEGQLTASAVGYIVGQQSEEIKLIASEYAEKHLEVSEDFSERYGPLHQHLRAVASLNKQIQQMINQHTELQGQHTQVKEGCDEAKMKLREVTEQSDTLMNQMMILEDAEREAEGSVLEKLRFLVTSNENLKLQEQEFRTHCKDEMIRLQQSIENLSTASGLGIEEKERNQLIDKQHNTEREKLQKVRLLMARRNRDIAILQRKIDEVPCRAELTQYQKRFIELYCQVSATHKETKQFFTLYNTLDDQKVYLEKEVNLLNSIHDNFQQAMSSSGAKEQFLRQMEQIVDGIGQSRIKMEKKKQENKMRRDQLNDKYLELLDTQRLYFQTVKDFQEECRKNEMLLSKLRAKGAS